One segment of Micromonospora parathelypteridis DNA contains the following:
- a CDS encoding DUF4230 domain-containing protein, translating into MMARDAGINEPTREFPGYPTGDDLKERSTATPEPTTDTPGGSGGSGNFDGSGGPTTGGGGAARGLLLLLGAAALAVVVLLGIQATGFLPEFRNPFAKEQTDRSQPPLLKSIQDLSRYVAAEGNFQVVVDTQNDRRNVPDFLLNERTLFVGAGSVEAYVDFTKIGEGAVVQSADGKSVEIKLPAPQLGETNLDMEKSYVFAEQRGLLNRLGDLVGNDPNRQQQIYVLAEDRITSAARDSGLAARAQDNTRKMLEGLLRSLGYQQITVTFTAP; encoded by the coding sequence GTGATGGCCCGCGACGCTGGCATCAACGAGCCCACGAGGGAGTTCCCCGGTTACCCGACCGGCGACGATCTCAAGGAGCGGTCGACCGCGACACCCGAGCCGACCACGGATACACCGGGCGGCTCCGGAGGCTCCGGAAACTTTGACGGCTCCGGCGGCCCGACGACCGGTGGTGGTGGGGCGGCCCGTGGCCTGCTCCTGCTGCTCGGCGCTGCCGCACTGGCCGTGGTCGTGCTGCTCGGCATTCAGGCGACCGGCTTCCTGCCGGAGTTCCGCAACCCGTTCGCCAAGGAGCAGACCGACCGCAGTCAGCCGCCGCTGCTGAAGTCGATCCAGGACCTCAGCCGCTACGTGGCCGCCGAGGGCAACTTCCAGGTCGTGGTCGACACCCAGAACGACCGGCGCAACGTTCCAGACTTCCTGCTCAACGAGCGCACCCTGTTCGTCGGGGCCGGCAGCGTCGAGGCGTACGTCGACTTCACCAAGATCGGTGAGGGTGCCGTCGTCCAGTCCGCCGACGGCAAGTCCGTCGAGATCAAGCTGCCCGCGCCGCAGCTCGGCGAGACCAACCTCGACATGGAGAAGAGTTACGTCTTCGCGGAGCAGCGCGGTCTGCTCAACCGGCTCGGTGACCTGGTCGGCAACGACCCGAACCGACAGCAGCAGATCTACGTGCTCGCCGAGGACCGGATCACCAGCGCCGCCCGGGACAGCGGGCTCGCCGCCCGAGCCCAGGACAACACCCGCAAGATGCTGGAGGGGCTGCTGCGCTCCCTCGGCTACCAGCAAATCACGGTCACCTTCACGGCACCCTGA